One Primulina eburnea isolate SZY01 chromosome 4, ASM2296580v1, whole genome shotgun sequence genomic window, AGAAGGCTCTGATCAGAGGCCTGTCTATTATGTCAGTCATGCTCTGAGGGGTCCCGAGCTTTGGTACAGTAAAGTAGAGAAGATCGCTTTGGTCTTGGTTATGATTGCCAGGAAGCTGCGACCGTATTTCCTGTCACATTAGATCACATCAGATCATAGTGCTCACCAATAGCCCTTTGGGAAGAATTATGACTCACTCAGAGGTATCCGGGTAGATGATCAAGAAGACAATAGAATTAGGGGAGTATGATATTGAATACAAACCCCGGGTGGCCATCAAAGCACGGGCCTTGTCAAGTTTTTTTATCCGAGATGGTCCAGCCCGATGAAGAAGAAGTATGGAGAGGATTTGTGGATGAGACGTCTAGCCTTGCTGGGTGTGGAGTAGGGGTGGTGATAATATCTCCCCTTGGAGAAAAGATTAAGCTGGTCCTGAGAATTGATTCCCGGGTAACCAACAATGAGACCAAATATGAAGCTGTTCTTGCCGGCATCACAGCTGCCTGGGAAGTTGGAGCTTCCCGGATTATCTTATACACTGATTCACAACTGATTACACAACATATCAAGGGTGTTTATGAAGCTAAGGATGATAGGATGCTCAAATATCTACAGCTCATCAAAGCCCAGTCAAAAGTATTTGTGGATTGGAGTATTGAACAAATACCCCGGGAAGAGAATAACGAAGCAGATGCTTTGGCAAAAATGACTGCTTCTCTGTCAGAAGCCAGTACTCGGGAAGTACTACATGTTTCCCAGCTAGTCCTCTCCGCAGAAGAAGAAACATCGCCAACAACTGAGAACTCCTGGATGACATCCTTGATTAAGTTCATTATAAACAATGAACTACCTGAAGACAAAGCCCGAGCCCAAAAGATTAAGATACAAGCTCTCAGGTTGGTTCTCATAAATAATGTCTTGTACAGAAGATCATTCCAGGGATCTCTATTAAAATGTTTATCTGAGGGAGAAGTGGATTATGTTCTCCGGGAGATTCATGAAGGGTGCTGTGCTGAGCATCTCGGAGGAATATCTCTAGCCCGTAAGACAATGCTTGCTGGATTTTGGTGGCCAACTATTAGCCAAGACTCTACTCGAATGGTCCGGGCTTGTGAGAGTTGTGAACATTACTCAAATTTTCAGCATAGTCTGGCCACTCCTATGAAGCCAATCTGGGCTTCTTGCCCCTTTGATCAATGGGGTATGGACATTGTGGGTCCCTTCCAAATTGCCCGGgctcagaagaaattcttgcTGGTAGCTGTTGATAATTTTTCCAAGAGGGTAGAAGCCGAGCTTTTAGCCAAAATCACTGAACaagaagttttaaagtttttatgGAAGAGGGTAGTATGCCTGTTTGAAGTACCCAAAAGACTAATATCAGATAATAGAAGACAGTTTAGGCAAAGAGATTACATCTTGGTGCCGAGAAATGAACATCACTCAATCTTTCACCTATGTTGCCTATCCTCAAGCTAATGGCCAAACAAAAGTTGTGAATAGGATTATTGTACAAGAATTGAAAACTAGGTTgcaaggaaaaggaaaagaatGGGTGGAAGAATTGCTCAGTGTTCTCTGGGCATACAAAACCACTCCCCGGGCACCCACCGAAGAATCTCCCTTTAACTTGGTATATGGCTCTGAAGCAGTCCTGCCAGTTGAGATTGGGCAAACTTCTTcccgggtagaatcttacccggACAAAATTGATCAAAGCCGGGCCATGGAGTTAGACTTGGTAGAAAGGAAGAGAgatcgagcattgatttgaatgGAAGCATACCGAGGCCGGGTTATGAAATCATATAACAGGAAAGTTCGAATCCGAGATTTCCAAGTAGGGGATCTAGTCATGAAGAAAGTCAATCCAGCTGGGGATGTTGGAAAGCTAGAAGCTCAGTGGGAGGGGCCTTATAAAATAACCCGGAGGGTTAGCTCGGGAGCTTTATAACTGGAAGATGACCAAGGACGTTCTCTCAAAAGGCAttggaatgtatttaatttaaagaagtaCTATGCTTGACCGatgtaatatttatttgaaGATATAATGAAGAATCTTTTTTCTCAGATAAGTATTTTGCATCTAATTATTATCCACTCGGGAGGTATAAAGCTCCAGTTAATTAAAATCCCAGGGCAcgacaccctggctcggggaaccacacctcgaccaacaaaaagcccagggcaccaCACTCTGGCTCGGAGAACCACACCTCCATCAacaaaaagcccagggcaccaCACTCTGGCTCGAGAAACCACACCTCGATCAACAAAAAGCTCGAGGAACCACACCTCGATCAACAAAAatcccagggcactacaccctaactcggggcaccacacctcgaccattccagaTCCCGAGACATGCTTTCTTGCCCAGTTTTCACACTTGGGTTATACATACAAGAGCTTTATACCCGGGTTCAAGTTTTCTACATCTCGGTTGTTTGCTAAAGTATGGGGTTCTTATTCACTACATGGACCAGAAACCCGACTACTTATTCAAAGTTACCGATTAGTTATCAACACTTAgaaaattttctgattttttgcATACAAGCAATCATGTTACCCGGGTATTTGAAGATTATCAGTATATTATTAAGGAACAGAGGAGGGAAAGAAAAAACTTTCATTAATAAAAGCCCGGAGGCTGAGGATTACAATagaaaattacataaaaaaaggAAAAGCACAAAAAACAAGCCTATTCTAAGTCCATCTGCCCAGACCCTGGCTGTTCTTCCTCTTCAGAGTCCTCCGCCTCCTCTTCACCCTCCTTGGAGAGTGATGCAATAGCATGTCTGAAGTCGGGGAAGTTTGCCCTATCCTTGGGCAGAAGCCCGACCTCTTCAAAGTGCTTCCGGCATTTGTTAAAGCCCGATTTGAAGAGAGGATAAGCCCAATCTTCAACTTCCGCTTTGAATTCAGGGGACGAGAGGAAGGAGGTTTTGAATTGTTCCCTGTTTTGCTCAGACCCAGCCAGGCCTTCTCAGCACTATTGGCCCGGGACATTTGTTCTTCTATACCCACTACCAACGATTTGTTATTTCCCGTAAGGGCCTCCTCCTTAAGGAGTCCTTCATTAATGGCATCCCGGGCCTTGGCCAGATCTGCCTGGGCCGACTCCAtagaaacctggaggttgtccACCTCTTCTTCACGAGCAGTCTTAGCTCGGGCAAGCTCGACCTGGAGTTGGTCATGGAGTTCTTGAAGAGCCCGGGATTGGTTATTCTTTTTGGTGGCCACCGCAGCCACCTCCTCGAAGGTGAGACCATCATTTGAGCAGCCTGTGCAAAGCAagttagtaaaaaaaaaagaagaagagagTATAAAAGGAGACTCACAGATAACAGAAGGTTCGAGCCTTCGAGAAATCGGGTAGCCGACAGCGAGCTCTTCAAGTAGGCCTCCTCAGCAAGAATGAGTATCTGCTTAGGAGTTGAACTCCGATCGGAGTAGCTCCCGTCAAAAAAATAGTAGCCCGGGTGGGCTGTTCAGTTAGCAGGGGCTCTTGGAGAGGCTCCTCGTTGGATTGTTGGCTGGGAGGGGTATGTGATTGACTTGCTCGGGAGGAACCTTGACCTCCTTCACTCTCCACCAAGATCATCTCGGGACTTGAGGCAACTTTTCTTTTCCTTTGGCGGAGAGGAATGTGATCCTCAGAATCCTTGGACTCCACTCGGGAGGTGTGCTACTCGGGTGAAGATTCCACCCGGGCTGATTCCTTCAACTGGGCTGCTTCCTCATCAGCCATTTTCTTCTTCTCAGCAGTTGCTTGCCGGGATGCCAGACTCTTTTCCTCGGCCATCCTCTTGGCCTCTCATTTCTTTATAAAGGACTCCGTCATCTTGTTTGCATAAAGAGAGAAAAAGTTAGTATGAAttacaaataaaaacaaaaggtaaAATATGTGAGATATGGAAGAAAGAGCAATTACCGGGTTGAGAACCCGAGCCAGCAACCTCATCTATTACCCGGTCCAAAGGGTGCTCAGCCTGGGCACTCAACCCATAGGCAATTAAATTTTCATCCGAGATAAGGGTAGAAGAGGAGTATTTACGCCCCTCCACCAATGTTTGACTTACAAGAAAGGGCCCTTCGAATTTGTAAGTTTTGGAGAGAGTTGGTTGTGGAGGCAGAGAAGGAAGGAATCCAGTAAGACAGGGGAGGGGACCCGAGCGTTGGATAAAAAAATATCTTCCTTTCCAACCCTTCTGGGAAGAATGAATATCATCAAGAAACCGAGCATTTAACCGGGAAGTTAGGGAGAAGGAATTATCCCCGAGTCTGCAAGAAATGAAGTAACGGAGGATGAGGGAGGTGATGGcaaaattgttcattttaaAAAGGATATAAACCAAGGCCATAATCCTAAAAGAATTGGGGTGGAGTTGGGTAACAAGTACGTCAAAAAACTTGGTGACCTCAATGTAGAAAGGAGGGACAGGGAACCAGAGATCATTCCTAACTTGGTCCCGAAAGAAAGTTATATACCCGGGAGGAGGATTATTGGCCTTATCAGAAGGACCGAGCACCAAAATAGAGAAGGTGGAAGAGATGGAGCCCAGGGCCCAAATTTCCTCGTCCGCCCCTGAGCGCAAAGTGCTGCTCATTGAGGAAAACCAAGTATTCCTGGGGTCTCAGTGGTAAGAGGGCTCGGAGCCCGGGCTTTGCCTTTACCCTTTCTCTTTTGCAGAGCCCGGGAGTGGCCAGAGGAAGAGGGTTTTGAGGAAGATGGTTTGGTTTGATGAGCTGGGGTTTTTTTGGAAACTTGGGCAGTAATACGACGATGAGGGTAGATGGGGAAGAATCGGAGCACATCGCGGTAAACTCATCACAATGCAAGCCTCGGGCATTTGCTCCAGAAGTAGAGGAGGTAGAATTTGACATATTTtgtttggggggggggggggggggggaaagATAGATGAACTTACGATTTTTTAAGAGAAGAGGTGGCTGGATGATTGAAAGAGACTTGAAGATCGTCGGAGTTGAGGAATTTGCACGGGGATAGTTAAGAAAGTATTTTGCAAGAGCTTGGGCACGATTTCGAATTTGAGAAGTGATTTTGAAAAAAAGGTGAGCTACTATATATAAGGGGAGGGGGTTAATTTCCACCGTTGATCTAAACTAATCTAACGGTCCAGATGGAAATTGGAAATTGTGCAGGAAGGTGAAAGGACACGTACGGATATCGAGGAGACAGACTCATTATTACCTTGGAATGCGAACGATTTTTCGACGATTTAAATTCTAAAGCATGCGTCATAATGACATCCTTTTGACTGCCTGAGAATACTAAATGACAAAATTATTCAAAGCccgggagacatgaggcccGGCACATTATTCAAAGTccgggagacatgaggccccgACACATTATTCAAAATCCCGGGGACATAAGGCCCCGGCATCTTACTCTAAGCCCGGGTGATATCAGACCCCGGTATCTCATCCCATCTCTGGGATATTTGAAGCCCCCGATGCTCTTACACattctaaattatttttctatgAAAGAACAAGTATGACTGGTGGGGACAGCAAGTAAGACTCAAGCCCGACTATTTTAAGGATAGGTGGTGATTCCCCCATAAGTATCCCGATAATGAATGACTCGTGTTATTAATTGGATAGCCTAGATCAAATCCAATATGCCGGGTACCTTCCTCACATCCCAGGCACTTTTTCTTCTCTTCCCGGGTACTCAATAGCTCTGGCTCTCATACAAGCACCCGGGTACCTTACCACTCGGGCCACCTCGATAATTGCATCACACTCGAGTGTGATTGATACAGGCTGTCTAATCTGTCAGAGCAACATGGGTTTGGAGTTTTTTAAAAGTCATCAGAAGCCATAGTATGGGCAGCCGACTTGCCATACTTAGTAGGTGGCACTGGAAACGAGATATCTACCCCCattttctcctataaatagcaggtattaatgTCATTTATAGATTCTGAAATCTTTAAACTCTCAAGAACTCACATATATTCGCTTGTGTTCATTTtcaacctgctgacttaaggATCGGAGTGGTTACGTCGAACACTCCTccgacgcccattcacgagttactTTCTTGTTTGCAGGTGTTATCAAAGTCATTATCTTCACTCAAATTCCTAAACACTAAATTATTGATTAGATCCGGTGGAGGCCCTTATACAGATCATCCATTTCATCGAGATCATATAAATCATGTAAATTGAAATGTTAAATGTGTCAATAAACAAT contains:
- the LOC140830223 gene encoding uncharacterized protein codes for the protein MVQPDEEEVWRGFVDETSSLAGCGVGVVIISPLGEKIKLVLRIDSRVTNNETKYEAVLAGITAAWEVGASRIILYTDSQLITQHIKGVYEAKDDRMLKYLQLIKAQSKVFVDWSIEQIPREENNEADALAKMTASLSEASTREVLHVSQLVLSAEEETSPTTENSWMTSLIKFIINNELPEDKARAQKIKIQALRLVLINNVLYRRSFQGSLLKCLSEGEVDYVLREIHEGCCAEHLGGISLARKTMLAGFWWPTISQDSTRMVRACESCEHYSNFQHSLATPMKPIWASCPFDQWGMDIVGPFQIARAQKKFLLVAVDNFSKRIIEDSLGKEITSWCREMNITQSFTYVAYPQANGQTKVVNRIIVQELKTRLQGKGKEWVEELLSVLWAYKTTPRAPTEESPFNLVYGSEAVLPVEIGQTSSRVESYPDKIDQSRAMELDLVERKRDRALI